TTGGGGCGCGGGGGCTTTATGCAGCAAATGTTGGACTCAAGGACGGGTTACTTGCCGAGATGGCAGATCGCCACAGGAATTCATGGGACGTGACATCAGAAGAAACAGAGATTATCAAGGCAGCGATGGCGCTTGGCAATAAGTATCACTTCCACGTGGGGCACGCCAAACAGGTCCGTTATTTGGCAGAGTTGCTGTTTGATCAACTGCAACCCATTCATCATTTGTCGTCAGAGTCGCGGCTGCTCCTGAGTGTAGCGACAGCCCTCCATGAAATCGGTGGGTATGTCAACCCGTTGTCGCATCACAAGCATTCCTACTACCTGATACGGAATTCGGAGATTGTTGGACTCAATGAAAAACAGCTTGAGCTGGTTGCCAACATCGCCCGTTATCATCGCAAAGCATTCCCTGACCCAAACAAATCCTCCCATTCTCATTTTCAGCGGCTCTCGTATACCGAAAAGGAACAGGTGACTCGGCTGGCTGCCATTTTGCGGATTGCTGACGCCTTAGATCATCAGCACAAATCAATTGTTGAAGATCTGAAAGTGAAGATTTTTGATGATGCGATTGAAATTAATGTACGATCGTTNNNNNNNNNNNNNNNNNNNNNNNNNNNNNNNNNNNGGACGTTCTATCCGGTTGTTGGTGAATGGGAAAGTCGGTGAGCGGATTGAATAATGAAATCGTTGTCTAGCTACCTATAATTCGTTTTAAGGCATCAGATCCAAGCAGACCAGTCGATCTTTGCCACGGAGGTAGAGCAACCCATTTGAGAGAACCGGTGCTGCCCAAGCCGGATATCTGATCCGTTCTTCGCCATGTTCGTTGATTAGCAAAACCTTCGATACAAGGTCGAATTTTTCAGGCGTGGGACGAATCAGGGACAATGTGCCGAATTCACCCAAACTAATAAAGTGCTCATCTGCATATAGCAGCGATCCACGTTCATGAACACGATGCGTCCAGACCACCTTTCCCGTTCGTAACTCAACACAACGCAGTTCGCATCCTCTGGAATGCCGTCCGCTGTAACCGTAGAGATAACCTTCGTGATGGATAGCCGTGTTCCAATGTAATTGCATCGCTTTATTGCGACGACGTTCGGAATCTTTCCAGACCACCTCGTATCCGCCCGGACGGACTTTCAGTAGCGAACTGCCTAGACCGTATGTCTCACTGATAAACACCAGATCGTCCACGACGACCGGAGTGGAAGCATTGACGGATTCAAACTTTTTGGCACGCCACGGGTAGTGGAAGTCCACCGTTCCAGTGTGAGGCTCAAAACCAACCAAACCGCCGCGGGCAAAGGCGAAACACCATCGGCGACCGTTGATTGTGGCAAGCGTCGGCGTCGTGTAGCTTGCTAGTTCATCGGTGATTTGATAGACAAC
The window above is part of the Candidatus Poribacteria bacterium genome. Proteins encoded here:
- a CDS encoding PQQ-like beta-propeller repeat protein, which translates into the protein MHSAQEVETEVQPPDLRTRKSGSDWARFLGPTGDGKSPETSLLTSWPPTGPPVVWEKEIGTSYGTPTVSQGRLFMFNRHGGSARLTCMKSETGDELWRFEYPTDYEDLYGYNNGPRTCPVVDRNRVYILGPKGMLYCIAVSDGKMLWSLDTTEKFHVVQNFFGVGSAPVVEGELLIVQIGGSPPGRPRTLLDTREPVQGNGSGIVAFNKSTGEVVYQITDELASYTTPTLATINGRRWCFAFARGGLVGFEPHTGTVDFHYPWRAKKFESVNASTPVVVDDLVFISETYGLGSSLLKVRPGGYEVVWKDSERRRNKAMQLHWNTAIHHEGYLYGYSGRHSRGCELRCVELRTGKVVWTHRVHERGSLLYADEHFISLGEFGTLSLIRPTPEKFDLVSKVLLINEHGEERIRYPAWAAPVLSNGLLYLRGKDRLVCLDLMP